GGCAACTCACCACCGGCACCGACTTCGATCCCGCCGACGCCATCTATAACCGTCTCATCGCATTTGTGCCGGGCGAGACCGGCGTCATGCCGTCGCTGGCCGAGAAGTGGGAGATCTCGCCGGACAACAAGATCTATACCTTCCACCTGCGCAAGGGTGTGAAGTTCCACACGACCGAATACTTCAAGCCCACCCGTGATTTCAACGCCGAAGACGTGAAGTTTACGTTCGAGCGCATGGGCGATCGCGAAATGCCGTTCCGCAAGGCTTACCCGGCGGAATTCCCGTACTACGTGGACATGGGCCTGCAAGCCGACATCGAGCGAATCGAAATCGTCGATCCGTACACCGTACGCTTCGTGCTGAAGAAGGTCGACGCGCCGTTCATCCAGAACCTCGCCATGTCGTTCGCGTCGATTCTCTCGAAGGAATACGCGGACAAGCTGCTCGCGGCGAACAACCCGCGCGACATCGCGCTCAAGCCGGTCGGCACCGGGCCGTTCGTCTTCCGCAGCTACACGAAAGACGCCACGCTGCGCCTGGACGGTAATAAGGAGTACTGGAATACGAGCCTGCCGCCGAAGGTGGGCAAGCTGGTGTTCGCCATCACCACGGACGCCAATGTGCGTATTCAGAAGCTCAAGCGAAACGAATGTCAGGTCATGACGTATCCGCGTCCGGCGGATGTCGACGCGCTCAAGGCCGACATTCAGGCGCAGGGCAAGACATCGAAGCTGAAGATGCCGGACCAGGTCGGCTTCAACCTCGGCTACGTGGCGTACAACGTCAAGAAAGCGCCGCTCGATCGCACGGAAGTGCGTCAGGCGCTCGACATGGCAATCAACAAGAAGGCGATCCTTCAGTCGGTGTACGGCTCGGCAGGTCAACTGTCGAACGGTGCGCCGATGCCGCCGACGCAATGGTCCTACGACAAGAACATCAAGTCGGCGGGCTACGATCCCGAGAAGGCCAAGGCGCTGCTCGACAAGGCGGGCGTGAAGGGTGTCGAAATCACGCTGTGGGCCATGCCGGTGCAACGTCCGTACAACCCGAACGGCAAGCTCATGGCGGAAATGATTCAGGCCGACTGGGCGAAGATCGGCGTGAAGGCGAATATCGTTACCTACGAATGGGGCGAGTACATCAAGCGCGCGAAAGCGGGCGAGCATGACGCCATGCTCATCGGCTGGACCGGCGACAATGGCGATCCGGACAACTGGCTCGGCGTGCTGCTCGGCTGCGATTCGATGAACGGCAACAACTTCTCGAAGTGGTGCGACAAGCCGTTCGACGACCTGATCAAGCAGGCGCGTCAGACCACGGACGTGAAGGAGCGCACCAGGCTCTACACGAAGGCGCAGGAGATCTTCGCGCAGCAACTGCCGTTCTCGCCGATTGCGCACTCCACGCAATATAAGCCGATGGCAACGAACGTGAAGGGTTTCAAGCTCAGCCCGTTCAGCCGTAACAGCTTCGCCGGCGTGTCGCTGGATTAAGCCGGGCAAGCGGGACAAGCGGTACCACACCGGATCGATGCGTACCGAACCGGTGGCAACAAGAGGAAAGCGACTGGCCCGGCCGCCGCGCCCGGGCCAGTTCGCAGCAATGGGTCGGCACGCTGTTCACGACCGGCCGGATCGACTAACGCGGCAAAGCGCTGCGCGTCCCTGCCGGGGGCGTGCGGCGCGCGAAGCCCCCACGGAACCTTCCTATGCTGAGATTCGTCCTGAGACGACTGGGCATGGTGATCCCGACGTTCATCGGCATCACTATCCTCGCATTCGCGCTCATTCACCTTATTCCCGGCGATCCGATCGAAGTGCTGGTGGGCGAGCGAAATCTCGATCCCGTCATGCACGCCGAAGCGATGAAGCGGCTGGGACTCGATCAGCCGCTCACCACGCAGTATTTCGTCTACCTCAAGCACGCGGCGCAGGGTGACCTCGGGC
This is a stretch of genomic DNA from Pandoraea faecigallinarum. It encodes these proteins:
- a CDS encoding ABC transporter substrate-binding protein: MKQTHTLRLLLAATVLAGAAVIPPAAAVELPNNTLVYCSEGSPAGFDPGQLTTGTDFDPADAIYNRLIAFVPGETGVMPSLAEKWEISPDNKIYTFHLRKGVKFHTTEYFKPTRDFNAEDVKFTFERMGDREMPFRKAYPAEFPYYVDMGLQADIERIEIVDPYTVRFVLKKVDAPFIQNLAMSFASILSKEYADKLLAANNPRDIALKPVGTGPFVFRSYTKDATLRLDGNKEYWNTSLPPKVGKLVFAITTDANVRIQKLKRNECQVMTYPRPADVDALKADIQAQGKTSKLKMPDQVGFNLGYVAYNVKKAPLDRTEVRQALDMAINKKAILQSVYGSAGQLSNGAPMPPTQWSYDKNIKSAGYDPEKAKALLDKAGVKGVEITLWAMPVQRPYNPNGKLMAEMIQADWAKIGVKANIVTYEWGEYIKRAKAGEHDAMLIGWTGDNGDPDNWLGVLLGCDSMNGNNFSKWCDKPFDDLIKQARQTTDVKERTRLYTKAQEIFAQQLPFSPIAHSTQYKPMATNVKGFKLSPFSRNSFAGVSLD